From a single Okeanomitos corallinicola TIOX110 genomic region:
- a CDS encoding malic enzyme-like NAD(P)-binding protein, translated as MTNLTPNSSFSVTLRLQIPNRVGMLAAVTQAIANNGGNLGTIDLIEQSRQQSIRDITVDAASTEHAETIVQSVKELTDIIVLDVYDRTFNLHRGGKISIASRIPLKSVSDLAMAYTPGVGRVCKAIAQNPEEVYNLTIKQNTVAIVTDGSAVLGLGNLGPAAALPVMEGKAMLFKEFAGIDAFPICLDTQDTDEIVKAVKNIAPVFGGVNLEDIAAPRCFEIEKRLQAELDIPIFHDDQNGTAIVTLAALFNALKLVQKSITDVRIVINGAGAAGVAVARLLRKAGAEQIWMCDSKGIISTNRTDLNAEKQEFAVKAQGTLAGATQGADVFIGLSAPGVLTPEMVEGMTKDAIVFAMANPIPEIQPELVPANVKVMATGRSDYPNQINNVLAFPGVFRGALDCRASRITTTMCLEAASAIASLVKPADLHKEHIIPSVFDQRVSTAVAAAVQQAAREEGIAQS; from the coding sequence ATGACAAATTTAACTCCCAATTCTAGTTTTAGTGTAACTCTACGCCTACAAATTCCTAACCGAGTGGGAATGTTAGCGGCTGTAACTCAAGCGATCGCCAATAATGGCGGTAATTTGGGTACAATAGATTTAATAGAACAAAGCCGTCAACAATCTATTCGTGATATTACCGTTGATGCAGCCAGTACAGAACACGCAGAAACCATAGTTCAAAGCGTAAAAGAATTAACTGATATTATAGTTTTAGATGTCTACGACCGGACATTTAATTTACATCGCGGGGGCAAAATTAGTATTGCTAGTAGAATTCCCTTGAAAAGTGTTTCCGATCTAGCAATGGCTTATACTCCAGGGGTAGGAAGAGTCTGTAAAGCGATCGCCCAAAACCCAGAAGAAGTTTATAATCTCACCATCAAACAAAATACCGTAGCTATTGTCACCGATGGTAGTGCAGTTTTAGGCTTAGGAAATTTAGGGCCAGCAGCAGCTTTACCAGTCATGGAAGGTAAAGCCATGTTATTTAAAGAATTTGCGGGTATAGATGCTTTTCCCATCTGTTTGGATACCCAAGATACAGATGAAATTGTCAAAGCTGTCAAAAATATTGCTCCTGTATTTGGTGGTGTAAATTTAGAAGATATCGCCGCACCCCGCTGTTTTGAAATTGAAAAAAGACTACAAGCAGAATTAGACATTCCCATTTTTCACGATGACCAAAATGGTACAGCTATTGTCACTTTAGCAGCCTTGTTTAACGCCTTAAAATTAGTACAGAAATCAATTACAGATGTGCGTATTGTCATTAACGGTGCTGGTGCTGCGGGGGTAGCAGTCGCTCGTTTACTTCGTAAAGCCGGCGCAGAGCAAATTTGGATGTGTGACTCTAAAGGAATCATTTCCACCAATCGTACAGATTTAAACGCAGAAAAACAAGAATTTGCTGTCAAAGCCCAAGGTACTTTAGCTGGTGCTACCCAAGGTGCAGATGTATTTATTGGTTTGAGCGCACCGGGAGTTTTAACCCCAGAAATGGTAGAAGGTATGACTAAGGATGCAATTGTCTTTGCAATGGCCAATCCCATCCCAGAAATTCAACCAGAATTAGTACCTGCAAACGTAAAAGTCATGGCTACTGGCCGCAGTGACTATCCCAACCAAATTAATAATGTTCTCGCTTTTCCCGGTGTATTCCGTGGGGCTTTAGATTGTCGGGCTAGTAGAATCACTACTACCATGTGTTTAGAAGCTGCCAGTGCGATCGCATCTTTAGTCAAACCTGCTGATTTGCACAAAGAACATATCATTCCCTCTGTATTTGATCAGCGTGTTTCTACTGCTGTCGCCGCTGCTGTTCAACAAGCAGCTAGGGAAGAAGGAATTGCCCAGAGTTAA
- the psbA gene encoding photosystem II q(b) protein: MTTTIQQRSNGNVWNRFCEWITSTENRVYIGWFGVLMIPTLLSAIACFVIAFIAAPPVDIDGIREPVAGSLIYGNNIISGAVVPSSNAIGLHFYPIWEAASLDEWLYNGGPYQLVIFHFLIGVACYLGREWELSYRLGMRPWICVAFSAPVAAAAAVFLVYPIGQGSFSDGMPLGISGTFNFMIVFQAEHNILMHPFHMLGVAGVFGGSLFSAMHGSLVTSSLVRETTETESQNYGYKFGQEEETYNIVAAHGYFGRLIFQYASFNNSRSLHFFLAAWPVVGIWFTALGVSTMAFNLNGFNFNQSIIDSQGRVIGTWADVINRANLGMEVMHERNAHNFPLDLAAGEVAPVALTAPAING, from the coding sequence ATGACTACAACCATTCAACAGCGTTCTAACGGTAACGTATGGAATCGCTTTTGCGAGTGGATCACCAGCACTGAAAACCGTGTATACATCGGTTGGTTCGGTGTATTGATGATTCCAACCCTACTATCTGCGATCGCTTGCTTCGTCATCGCCTTCATCGCCGCGCCTCCCGTTGACATTGACGGTATCCGTGAGCCAGTTGCAGGTTCTTTAATCTACGGAAACAACATCATCTCTGGTGCAGTTGTTCCTTCCTCTAACGCTATCGGTTTGCACTTCTACCCAATCTGGGAAGCAGCTTCCTTAGATGAGTGGTTGTACAACGGTGGTCCTTACCAATTGGTAATTTTCCACTTCTTAATCGGCGTAGCTTGCTACCTCGGTCGTGAATGGGAACTTTCTTACCGTTTAGGTATGCGTCCTTGGATCTGTGTTGCATTCTCCGCTCCTGTAGCAGCAGCAGCAGCAGTATTCTTGGTATACCCCATCGGACAAGGTTCATTCTCCGACGGTATGCCTTTAGGTATCTCCGGTACATTTAACTTCATGATCGTGTTCCAAGCAGAACACAACATCTTGATGCACCCCTTCCATATGTTAGGTGTAGCTGGTGTATTCGGTGGTTCTTTGTTCTCTGCAATGCACGGTTCTTTGGTAACATCTTCCTTGGTTCGTGAAACAACCGAAACCGAATCTCAAAACTACGGTTACAAGTTCGGTCAAGAAGAAGAAACCTACAACATTGTTGCAGCACATGGTTACTTCGGTCGCTTGATTTTCCAATACGCTTCCTTCAACAACAGCCGTTCCTTACACTTCTTCTTGGCTGCATGGCCAGTAGTTGGTATCTGGTTCACTGCTTTAGGTGTAAGCACCATGGCGTTCAACTTGAACGGTTTCAACTTCAACCAATCAATCATTGATTCTCAAGGTCGTGTCATCGGTACTTGGGCAGATGTAATCAACCGCGCTAACTTAGGTATGGAAGTAATGCACGAGCGTAACGCTCACAACTTCCCCTTAGATTTAGCTGCTGGTGAAGTTGCTCCTGTTGCATTGACTGCTCCTGCAATCAACGGTTAA
- a CDS encoding MBOAT family protein has product MKFISIFYGLFLLSILGIYWNLGSQKLRLWTLLLASLVFYTSWQIQYLPLLLALTFINFRLGLEIGKNTSPTKHSQNSQISNEEWQISQSDWNLNRLKILWFGIILNVGLLLSFKYLPIVLKWIFNISVESTNSPFKLVAPLGISFFTFECIAYLIDVYRGAPATNQFLKFATYKLFFAKLISGPITRYHNFALQFNTLQFPNVNRISEALWLIGRGAVKKGILADNLGIFVDLCFGNLQRAGSTDLWLATIAYGLQLYLDFNGYVDIARGSALLFGLVLPENFDFPYFSTSIADFWRRWHITLGDWLRNYLYFPLGGSRSGLMRTCLNLFIVMIVAGIWHGSAWGFIIWGTLHGLALAVHRLTDALSDRFDWLSVFWQNPIGIIFAWLLTQFMVFTSWIWFRLPNVQDSALVMQNFWGRSADAQFFEKVYVEALNSTPHQISWLMFFLFLFMLASYTFKRGMKLELSWPIKLVFVPLCFYAVWLLAPAGSLPYIYFDF; this is encoded by the coding sequence ATGAAATTTATATCAATTTTTTACGGACTTTTTTTACTGAGTATTCTGGGCATTTACTGGAATTTAGGATCACAGAAATTAAGGCTATGGACACTGTTATTAGCCAGTTTAGTATTTTATACATCCTGGCAAATTCAATATTTGCCGTTGCTTTTAGCACTTACTTTTATTAATTTTCGCCTTGGTTTAGAAATTGGTAAAAACACTTCACCGACAAAACATTCCCAAAATTCACAAATATCTAACGAAGAATGGCAAATTTCCCAGTCAGACTGGAATCTAAATCGCCTCAAGATTTTATGGTTTGGGATCATTTTAAATGTAGGCTTATTACTAAGTTTCAAATATTTACCAATTGTCCTGAAATGGATATTTAATATATCTGTAGAATCAACAAATTCACCTTTTAAATTAGTCGCACCTTTAGGAATTTCCTTTTTTACATTTGAATGTATTGCTTATTTAATAGATGTTTATCGTGGTGCGCCAGCTACAAATCAATTTTTAAAGTTTGCTACCTACAAATTATTTTTTGCTAAGTTAATTTCCGGGCCAATTACTCGCTACCATAATTTTGCCCTGCAATTTAACACTTTACAATTTCCTAATGTTAATCGAATTTCTGAAGCTTTATGGTTAATTGGCAGGGGTGCGGTTAAAAAAGGTATTCTCGCTGATAATTTGGGAATTTTTGTAGATTTATGTTTTGGTAATTTACAAAGAGCAGGTAGCACAGATTTATGGTTAGCTACTATTGCCTATGGTTTACAGTTATATCTTGATTTTAACGGTTATGTAGATATTGCTCGCGGTAGTGCTTTACTTTTTGGCTTAGTTTTACCTGAAAATTTTGATTTTCCTTATTTTAGTACCAGTATTGCCGATTTTTGGCGGCGCTGGCATATAACTTTGGGTGATTGGTTACGTAATTATCTATATTTTCCTTTGGGTGGTTCTCGCAGTGGATTGATGCGTACGTGTTTAAACTTGTTTATTGTGATGATAGTGGCAGGTATCTGGCATGGTTCAGCCTGGGGTTTTATTATTTGGGGTACTTTACATGGTTTAGCTTTAGCTGTTCATCGTCTTACAGATGCTTTGAGCGATCGCTTTGACTGGCTTAGTGTATTCTGGCAAAACCCGATAGGGATAATTTTTGCTTGGCTATTAACTCAGTTTATGGTTTTCACTTCTTGGATTTGGTTTCGTCTTCCTAATGTACAAGACTCCGCTTTAGTGATGCAGAATTTTTGGGGACGTAGTGCAGATGCACAGTTTTTTGAAAAAGTCTATGTTGAAGCATTAAATAGTACACCACATCAAATATCGTGGTTGATGTTCTTTTTGTTTTTATTCATGCTTGCATCTTATACTTTCAAACGAGGTATGAAGTTAGAGTTGAGTTGGCCGATCAAACTTGTCTTTGTACCCCTATGTTTTTACGCAGTTTGGTTATTAGCACCAGCAGGTAGCTTACCTTACATTTATTTTGATTTCTAG
- a CDS encoding thioredoxin family protein, protein MSLSIIKFSSEDCGICHKMSFYDKKVSEELGLQFIDVKMQDTATYRKYRQILLSQYPDKSQMGWPTYIICDSPAAEFKEFKIVGEVKGGHPKGEFRSRIQEVLDTVASQN, encoded by the coding sequence ATGAGTTTATCAATAATCAAATTTTCCTCAGAAGATTGTGGTATCTGTCATAAGATGTCTTTCTATGACAAAAAAGTGTCTGAGGAGTTGGGTTTACAGTTTATTGATGTCAAGATGCAGGATACGGCGACTTATCGTAAATATCGCCAAATTTTGTTGAGTCAATACCCTGATAAATCCCAGATGGGATGGCCTACCTACATTATATGTGATTCTCCGGCAGCGGAATTTAAAGAATTTAAAATTGTGGGTGAGGTCAAAGGTGGACATCCCAAGGGCGAATTTAGAAGCCGTATCCAAGAAGTTTTAGATACGGTTGCTAGTCAGAATTAA